A DNA window from Arachis duranensis cultivar V14167 chromosome 3, aradu.V14167.gnm2.J7QH, whole genome shotgun sequence contains the following coding sequences:
- the LOC107477579 gene encoding pentatricopeptide repeat-containing protein At5g47360: MPQFANSRFYSCLLQHRLKALPFSTQQEGMASVSDTLYGHLKDKNYGSVERSLSKFKPKLDSRCVMEVMSRCYPQDPPLGLRFFIWAGFQSGYRHSAYMYRKACKLLGIDKNPSIVCDVIGSYEDEGCFVNVNMFREVFKLCKEAKLCDVALWVFRKLGSFNMRADTVMYNVVISLCCKKGEIEMAGVLMREMSVNGLYPDSITYMAIIEGLCDAGQLDDAYSVLEVMRLDGCSPSSVVLSAVLDGFCRSGSMERALKLLDEMEKEGGNGCPNVVTYTSVIQSFCKRGQHAEAFDILDRMKAHGCRANHVAVFIILESLCAEGHLEEAHRLIDKFVEEHDVSYGQCYSSFVVSLIKIRQLDEAEKLFRKMLAGKIKPDTFSCGLLLKELCMKGRLLNGFYLLDEIENMGYLYSIDIDIYFILLIGLCRSNHLIEAAKLARIMLKKSVPLRRPNAYSALNILSKYGEQDLVNQLLGMQKRFR, translated from the coding sequence ATGCCCCAGTTTGCAAACTCCCGTTTTTACTCGTGCCTTCTGCAGCACAGGCTTAAAGCCCTTCCTTTCTCCACCCAACAAGAGGGTATGGCTTCTGTTTCTGATACCCTTTATGGACACTTAAAAGACAAGAACTATGGCAGTGTTGAAAGGTCTTTGTCTAAGTTTAAGCCCAAGCTTGATTCTAGATGTGTCATGGAAGTGATGAGTAGATGCTATCCTCAGGATCCTCCGTTGGGTCTAAGGTTCTTCATTTGGGCTGGTTTTCAATCTGGGTATAGGCATAGTGCTTACATGTacagaaaagcatgcaagttGCTTGGGATTGATAAGAATCCTAGCATTGTTTGTGACGTTATTGGGTCTTATGAGGATGAAGGGTGTTTTGTCAATGTCAACATGTTCAGGGAGGTTTTTAAACTATGTAAAGAAGCCAAACTTTGTGATGTGGCTTTGTGGGTGTTTAGAAAATTGGGGAGCTTTAACATGCGTGCAGATACTGTGATGTATAATGTGGTCATAAGTTTGTGTTGCAAaaaaggtgagattgaaatggCTGGTGTGTTGATGAGGGAGATGAGTGTGAATGGACTTTATCCTGATTCGATTACATATATGGCGATAATTGAGGGGCTTTGTGATGCTGGTCAACTGGATGATGCTTATTCCGTTCTTGAGGTTATGAGGTTAGATGGATGTTCGCCCAGTTCAGTGGTTCTATCTGCTGTTTTGGATGGATTTTGTAGGTCTGGATCTATGGAAAGAGCATTGAAATTATTGGATGAAATGGAGAAAGAGGGTGGGAATGGTTGTCCAAATGTTGTCACTTATACATCTGTGATTCAGAGCTTTTGTAAGAGAGGTCAGCATGCAGAAGCATTTGATATTTTGGATAGAATGAAAGCTCACGGGTGCCGTGCAAATCATGTTGCTGTTTTTATCATTCTTGAAAGCCTTTGTGCTGAGGGTCATCTGGAAGAAGCTCATAGGTTGATTGATAAATTTGTGGAGGAACATGATGTTTCATATGGTCAATGCTACAGTTCATTTGTGGTTTCTTTGATAAAGATTAGACAACTTGATGAAGCAGAGAAGCTCTTCAGGAAAATGCTTGCTGGTAAGATAAAACCAGATACTTTCTCATGTGGCCTTTTGCTGAAGGAACTTTGCATGAAGGGCAGGTTGCTGAACGGATTCTACTTGCTTGATGAAATTGAGAATATGGGATACTTATATTCTATTGAcattgatatttattttattcttttaattggtCTTTGTCGAAGTAACCACTTGATAGAAGCTGCAAAGCTGGCAAGGATAATGCTTAAGAAATCAGTTCCACTAAGACGTCCGAATGCATATAGTGCACTTAATATTCTTAGTAAGTATGGAGAACAGGATCTTGTGAACCAGTTGTTGGGCATGCAAAAGAGATTTAGATGA